A genome region from Hippopotamus amphibius kiboko isolate mHipAmp2 chromosome 1, mHipAmp2.hap2, whole genome shotgun sequence includes the following:
- the YIPF1 gene encoding protein YIPF1, which produces MAAVDLQFEEFGDTATSLAANPDATTINIEDPGETPKHQPGPPRGSGREEDDELLGNDDSDKTELLAGQKKSSPFWTFEYYQTFFDVDTYQVFDRIKGSLLPIPGKNFVRLYIRSNPDLYGPFWICATLVFAIAISGNLSNFLIHLGEKTYHYVPEFRKVSIAATIIYAYAWLVPLALWGFLVWRNSKVMNIVSYSFLEIVCVYGYSLFIYIPTAILWIIPQKAVRWVLVMIALGISGSVLAMTFWPAVREDNRRIALATIVTIVLLHMLFSVGCLAYFFDAPEMDHLPTSTAAPNQTVVVAKSS; this is translated from the exons ATGGCAGCTGTAGACTTGCAGTTTGAAG AATTTGGTGATACAGCCACTTCCCTAGCAGCCAACCCAGATGCCACCACAATAAACATCGAGGATCCTGGTGAAACCCCAAAACATCAGCCAGGACCCCCAAGAGgctcagggagagaagaggatgaTGAGTTACTAGGAAATGATGACTCTGACAAAACTGAG TTACTTGCTGGACAGAAGAAAAGCTCCCCCTTCTGGACATTTGAATACTATCAAACATTCTTTGATGTAGACACTTACCAG GTCTTTGACAGGATAAAGGGGTCTCTTTTGCCAATACCAGGAAAAAATTTTGTGAGGTTATATATCCGCAGCAATCCAGATCTCTATG GCCCCTTTTGGATATGTGCCACATTGGTCTTTGCCATAGCAATTAGTGGGAATCTTTCCAACTTCTTAATCCATCTGGGAGAGAAGACATACCATTATGTGCCCGAATTCCGAAAAG TGTCCATCGCAGCCACAATCATCTATGCCTATGCCTGGCTGGTTCCCCTCGCACTCTGGGGTTTCCTTGTGTGGAGAAACAGTAAAGTTATGAACATCGTTTCCTATTCGTTTTTGGAGATTGTGTGCGTCTATGGGTACTCCCTCTTCATTTATATCCCCACGGCA ATACTGTGGATCATCCCCCAGAAGGCGGTCCGCTGGGTTCTAGTTATGATCGCCCTGGGCATCTCGGGCTCTGTCTTGGCGATGACGTTTTGGCCAGCTGTTCGTGAGGACAACCGACGCATCGCGTTGGCCACCATTGTGACGATTGTGTTGCTTCACATGCTGTTTTCTGTGGGCTGCTTG GCCTACTTTTTTGATGCGCCAGAGATGGACCATCTCCCAACAAGCACAGCTGCTCCAAATCAAACAGTTGTAGTGGCCAAGTCCAGCTAA